From Columba livia isolate bColLiv1 breed racing homer chromosome 5, bColLiv1.pat.W.v2, whole genome shotgun sequence, one genomic window encodes:
- the LRRC55 gene encoding leucine-rich repeat-containing protein 55 translates to MLLRPWLLAAAAAVAAGGGAGCPVLCSCRGQAVDCSGQRLFSVPPELPLDTGNLSLAHNRIASIPPGYLACYGQLRALDLRNNSLAALPAGLFLGAPRLAHLDLSYNNFSLVPADMFREARGLQRLDLSHNPGLRRVHPQAFRGLAQLRELDLSYGGLAALSLDALEGLPGLVGLRLGGNPWVCGCAMEPFLKWLRGRIQRCASDSQLAECRAPPEVAGAPLLSLTEESFQACHLTLTLDDYLFIAFVGFVVSIASVATNFLLGITANCCHRWSKASEDEDV, encoded by the exons aTGCTGCTGCGCCCCTGGCtgctggcggcggcggcggcggtggcggcgggcggcggggcgggctgCCCGGTGCTGTGCTCGTGCCGCGGGCAGGCGGTGGACTGCAGCGGGCAGCGGCTCTTCTCCGTGCCCCCCGAGCTGCCGCTGGACACCGGCAACCTCAGCCTGGCGCACAACCGCATCGCCAGCATCCCGCCCGGCTACCTGGCCTGCTACGGGCAGCTGCGCGCCCTGGACCTGCGCAACAACTCGCTGGCGGCGCTGCCGGCCGGGCTGTTCCTGGGCGCGCCCCGCCTGGCGCACCTGGACCTGAGCTACAACAACTTCAGCCTGGTGCCCGCAGACATGTTCCGCGAGGCGCGGGGGCTGCAGCGCCTGGACCTCAGCCACAACCCCGGGCTGCGGCGGGTGCACCCGCAGGCGTTCCGCGGGCTGGCGCAGCTGCGGGAGCTGGACCTCAGCTACGGGGGGCTGGCGGCCCTCAGCCTGGACGCGCTGGAGGGGCTGCCGGGGCTGGTGGGGCTGCGCCTGGGAGGCAACCCCTGGGTGTGCGGCTGCGCCATGGAGCCCTTCCTCAAGTGGCTGCGGGGACGCATCCAGCGCTGCGCCTCAG ATTCACAGCTGGCCGAGTGCCGGGCCCCCCCCGAGGTGGCGGGAGCCCCCCTGCTGTCCCTGACGGAGGAGAGCTTCCAGGCCTGCCACCTCACCCTGACGCTGGACGACTATCTCTTCATCGCCTTCGTCGGCTTTGTCGTCTCCATCGCCTCAGTGGCCACCAACTTCCTGCTGGGCATCACTGCCAACTGCTGCCACCGCTGGAGCAAGGCCAGCGAGGACGAGGACGTTTAG
- the APLNR gene encoding apelin receptor, producing MEEVTDAYAYGDNETECEYAEWGPSLALLPALYLLVFLLGTAGNGLVLWTVFKGGRDRRRSADTFIANLAAADLTFVATLPLWAAYAWLGYHWPFGTAACKVSSYLVFVNMYASVFCLTGLSFDRYLAIVRPLATAKLRSRVSGLVATVALWVLAALLALPALVLRRAAALGGDTKITCYMDYGGLAAPGTEVAWEVGLGLSSTALGFVAPFAVMLTCYFFIARTVATHFRRERPEGPRKRKRLLTIITVLVAAFGGCWLPFHLVKTLYVLMDLDVLPWSCGLHAFLNNLHPYCTAIAYVNSCLNPFLYAFFDPRFRHACATLLCCRAPGAPTERSASYSSGHSHPPVGKGAPLPGGKLDPATQETLFRA from the coding sequence ATGGAGGAGGTGACAGACGCCTATGCCTATGGGGACAATGAGACGGAGTGCGAGTACGCGGAGTGGGGCCCGTCGCTGGCGCTGCTGCCCGCCCTCTACCTGCTGGTGTTCCTGCTGGGCACGGCGGGCAACGGGCTGGTCCTCTGGACCGTCTTCAAGGGCGGCCGGGACCGCCGGCGCTCGGCCGACACCTTCATCGCCAACCTGGCCGCTGCCGACCTCACCTTCGTGGCCACCCTGCCGCTGTGGGCCGCCTACGCCTGGCTGGGCTACCACTGGCCCTTCGGCACGGCCGCCTGCAAGGTCAGCAGCTACCTGGTCTTTGTCAACATGTATGCCAGCGTCTTCTGCCTGACGGGGCTGAGCTTCGACCGCTACCTGGCTATCGTGCGGCCGCTGGCCACGGCCAAGCTGCGCTCACGGGTCAGCGGGCTAGTGGCCACGGTGGCCCTGTGGGTGCTGGCGGCTCTGCTGGCGCTACCGGCCCTGGTGCTGCGGCGGGCGGCCGCGCTGGGGGGGGACACCAAGATCACCTGCTACATGGACTACGGGGGCCTGGCGGCGCCGGGGACCGAGGTCGCCTGggaggtggggctggggctctCGTCCACCGCCCTGGGCTTCGTGGCCCCGTTCGCCGTCATGCTGACCTGCTACTTCTTCATCGCCCGCACCGTGGCCACCCACTTCCGCCGGGAGCGGCCCGAGGGGCCCCGCAAGCGCAAGCGGCTCCTGACCATCATCACGGTGCTGGTGGCCGCCTTCgggggctgctggctgcccttCCACCTGGTCAAGACCCTCTATGTCCTGATGGACCTGGATGTGCTGCCCTGGTCCTGCGGCCTGCACGCCTTCCTCAACAACCTGCACCCCTACTGCACGGCCATCGCCTATGTCAACAGCTGCCTCAACCCCTTCCTCTACGCCTTCTTCGACCCGCGGTTCCGCCACGCCTGCGCCACGCTCCTGTGCTGCCGCGCGCCCGGCGCGCCCACCGAGCGCTCGGCCAGCTACTCCTCGGGGCACAGCCACCCCCCCGTCGGCAAGGGGGCGCCGCTCCCGGGGGGCAAGCTGGACCCCGCCACGCAGGAGACGCTGTTCCGCGCCTGA